The following are encoded together in the Aerococcus mictus genome:
- a CDS encoding SDR family oxidoreductase, giving the protein MENWLGIEGKVVIVTGASSGIGAAVVEELLNDGCKVANFDISDNHVEHDNLLFVQTDVSSRENVEASVQKVVDHFGTVDAVVNNAGINVPRLLVDPKDPKGKYELNDELFDKMVAINQKGVFLVAQAVGRILVDKGQGVIINMGSESGLEGSEGQSPYAATKAAVYSFTRSWSKELGKHNVRVVGVAPGILEATGLRTLAYEESLSYTRGITVDDLRAGYSKTTTTPLGRSGKLSEVADAVAYLISDRASYITGVTLNVAGGKTRG; this is encoded by the coding sequence ATGGAAAATTGGTTAGGTATTGAAGGTAAAGTGGTTATTGTCACAGGGGCTTCCTCAGGGATTGGGGCAGCCGTGGTGGAAGAACTCTTGAATGATGGCTGTAAGGTAGCCAACTTTGACATTTCAGATAACCATGTCGAACACGACAACTTACTCTTCGTTCAAACCGACGTGTCATCACGAGAAAATGTAGAAGCCAGTGTCCAAAAAGTGGTGGACCACTTCGGTACTGTGGACGCTGTGGTTAATAATGCTGGGATTAATGTGCCCCGTTTATTAGTTGATCCTAAAGATCCTAAAGGAAAATATGAATTAAATGATGAATTATTTGATAAAATGGTAGCTATCAATCAAAAAGGTGTCTTCTTGGTTGCCCAAGCGGTGGGTCGGATCTTAGTAGACAAGGGTCAAGGCGTGATTATCAATATGGGGTCTGAATCAGGACTGGAAGGTTCCGAAGGCCAAAGCCCTTATGCAGCAACGAAAGCAGCAGTTTACTCCTTCACCCGGTCATGGTCTAAGGAATTAGGTAAGCATAATGTGCGCGTGGTTGGTGTAGCACCTGGGATTTTGGAAGCAACTGGTTTGAGAACTTTAGCTTATGAAGAATCACTTTCTTATACTAGAGGGATTACTGTGGACGACCTCCGTGCAGGTTATTCAAAGACCACAACAACGCCACTAGGCCGCAGCGGGAAACTGAGTGAAGTCGCTGATGCGGTAGCTTACTTAATCTCTGACCGTGCTTCTTATATCACAGGCGTAACCC
- a CDS encoding fructose-6-phosphate aldolase has translation MKLVLDTANLDKIKDYVAYLPVEGVTTNPSILKKAGKIDVVERLNAIQEVIGADKDLHVQVVAKDYQGIVKDAHDILEAVNDRVCVKIPVNKEGLQAIKTLKAEGVRITATGIYSKIQALLAAELGADFLAPYVNRMLNLDTDPYEVISSVSYQLARTNSATEILAASFKNINQVTSALEAGAQYVTVGDDVVDKFVDNANIQKAVTDFSADWTAIHERDSFV, from the coding sequence ATGAAACTTGTTTTAGATACCGCCAACTTAGATAAAATCAAAGACTATGTGGCCTATTTACCTGTAGAGGGCGTCACCACCAACCCCAGCATCTTGAAGAAGGCAGGTAAAATTGATGTGGTCGAACGACTGAATGCCATCCAAGAAGTGATTGGTGCCGATAAAGACCTCCATGTCCAAGTGGTGGCTAAGGATTACCAAGGCATTGTGAAGGATGCCCATGATATCTTAGAAGCGGTTAATGACCGAGTATGTGTGAAAATTCCAGTGAATAAGGAAGGCTTGCAGGCCATCAAAACCTTAAAGGCAGAAGGTGTCCGCATTACCGCTACCGGCATCTATTCTAAAATCCAAGCCCTCCTAGCTGCCGAACTGGGGGCTGATTTCCTCGCGCCTTATGTGAACCGCATGCTCAATTTAGATACCGACCCCTACGAAGTGATTTCTTCCGTATCTTATCAATTAGCACGGACCAATAGTGCAACCGAAATTCTTGCAGCCTCCTTTAAGAATATTAACCAAGTGACCAGCGCCCTAGAAGCTGGGGCTCAATACGTGACCGTTGGGGACGACGTTGTGGATAAATTTGTGGATAACGCCAACATTCAAAAAGCGGTCACTGACTTTTCTGCCGACTGGACCGCTATCCATGAACGGGATAGTTTTGTTTAA
- a CDS encoding HAD family hydrolase has product MLDSKKIKLVIFDLDGTLVDTEKIYHAGWRHVLKDYGVSISQEILDQMRGGNRQHNNHIIQNLLGGNEDLAKKAREKRNVYFKYAISEGKIDRKDGALELLKYLKEKAIPIAVATSSPQDSGESVLKSSGLMSYIDFAIYGDQVEGGKPNPDIYLKVLEHYQLNGQKAVAFEDSLNGLLASTRAKIPTYYVPEVPLKDEDLEQIDEAYLVGVYASLIEVKNELEK; this is encoded by the coding sequence ATGCTTGATAGTAAGAAGATAAAATTAGTCATTTTTGACCTCGATGGCACCTTAGTAGATACAGAGAAGATATACCACGCTGGTTGGCGCCATGTCTTAAAGGATTATGGGGTAAGTATTAGCCAGGAAATCCTGGATCAGATGCGGGGAGGAAACCGCCAACACAATAATCATATTATTCAAAATCTCTTAGGCGGAAATGAAGACTTAGCTAAGAAAGCAAGAGAAAAACGGAACGTTTACTTTAAATATGCTATTAGTGAGGGGAAAATTGACCGTAAAGATGGAGCTTTAGAACTATTGAAATATCTAAAAGAAAAAGCCATCCCAATTGCTGTGGCGACTTCTTCACCACAAGATAGCGGAGAAAGCGTCTTAAAAAGCAGTGGTCTAATGTCATATATCGATTTTGCAATTTACGGTGATCAGGTTGAAGGTGGCAAACCAAATCCCGATATTTATCTCAAAGTCTTAGAACATTACCAATTAAACGGGCAAAAAGCAGTTGCTTTTGAAGATTCTTTGAATGGTTTACTGGCAAGTACCCGGGCTAAGATTCCTACTTATTATGTGCCAGAAGTTCCACTAAAGGATGAAGACTTGGAACAGATAGATGAAGCCTATTTAGTCGGTGTTTATGCTTCTTTAATAGAAGTAAAAAATGAATTAGAAAAATAA
- a CDS encoding ABC transporter ATP-binding protein, with the protein MTDQMKITQLSKTYGNNVALNNISVSFDKGEFIAILGPSGCGKTTFLQSIAGFLTPDAGTIQLGDKLLYQEGESVPVEERGFGMVFQHFALWPHMSVFEHLLYPLNSSVLEKQFSKEEKKQRINKTLDMLQLQNLKNRYPHELSGGQKQRVSLGRALVSGPNVLLMDEPLSALDAYLKDSMIHEIKKIHQTVGATFLYVTHDQLEAMALADRIVVMNNGEISQIDTPYNLYHAPANDFVAQFIGRSSIVKGTWNRGEFTPENGVKALWKKKQIDNYFVERNIYPVKAEEFILNKQEKGIPGIVTDKQFMGQYIKYLVQFKYEKEMVVEVISSADDIAVDVNDLVFLDVE; encoded by the coding sequence TTGACGGATCAAATGAAAATTACTCAGTTAAGTAAGACCTATGGGAATAATGTGGCATTGAATAATATATCTGTTTCATTTGATAAGGGTGAATTCATTGCTATTTTAGGGCCTTCAGGTTGCGGGAAGACGACCTTCTTACAGTCAATCGCTGGTTTTTTAACTCCAGATGCAGGCACCATTCAATTAGGGGATAAACTTCTCTATCAGGAAGGTGAAAGTGTGCCTGTGGAAGAAAGAGGGTTTGGCATGGTATTCCAACATTTTGCTCTTTGGCCACATATGTCAGTCTTTGAGCATTTACTATACCCATTAAATAGCTCTGTACTTGAGAAGCAATTTAGTAAGGAAGAAAAAAAGCAACGAATCAATAAAACTTTAGACATGCTCCAACTACAGAATCTTAAAAATCGCTATCCTCATGAATTATCTGGGGGACAAAAACAGCGTGTCTCTCTGGGAAGAGCTTTGGTTTCTGGCCCAAATGTTTTACTCATGGACGAGCCCCTCAGTGCCTTAGATGCCTATTTAAAAGATTCCATGATTCATGAAATTAAAAAAATACACCAAACCGTTGGAGCTACTTTTCTCTACGTGACACATGATCAATTAGAAGCCATGGCTTTAGCAGATCGCATTGTCGTGATGAACAATGGCGAAATATCTCAAATAGATACCCCTTATAATCTCTATCATGCCCCGGCTAATGACTTTGTCGCCCAATTCATCGGGAGATCGTCCATAGTGAAAGGAACATGGAATAGGGGAGAATTCACCCCTGAAAATGGGGTAAAGGCCCTGTGGAAGAAAAAGCAAATTGATAATTATTTTGTTGAGCGTAATATCTATCCGGTTAAAGCAGAAGAATTTATTCTCAACAAGCAAGAAAAGGGGATCCCAGGAATAGTTACAGACAAGCAATTTATGGGGCAATATATCAAGTATTTAGTTCAGTTCAAATATGAGAAGGAAATGGTCGTTGAGGTTATTTCCTCTGCTGATGATATAGCTGTTGATGTCAATGACCTAGTATTTTTGGACGTGGAATAA
- a CDS encoding ABC transporter permease has protein sequence MSLAFSLYERVNIMQKQHSKLSWRFIFSFIALIVFIFPLLTIIMKGIETPTGLGFDNFLLIFESNRTFQAIKNTLILGIGSTCISFILGLLVAIIVAYTNIRFKRTFELLTILPFVIPGYIMTLSWTSVFAFNSPINSLLTQLELPIVNLYSMGGMIFILGLSNAALVYLNVIDILKKIPIEQEWASRVSGYNMVATLKNINLPSAKYGIANGIILAFLSAIDNFAIVSTLGTPSGIPVLSTYIYEKAIGFGSHSFNEAAVLSIILSVIGFTGVAFRAYMLRKSLVIDTQRPRANDRIQLSSKYRRTLEGIMFIILLTLNILPLVTMFFSSLQVGYSRSIFDISNMALDNYAFIFQTPSMYNGFWNSFILTTLAILVCLMLSIFATYYKSRIDSKATSLLELGASITYSTPGIVLALSMILYWSNIPNVYGSLLILFIAYITRYFLVIFNGSSTAITSIPFYLEEAAQISGSKKPQIWRRIILPLMKGQLLSSSFLMFSSALTELTLSSLLAVANTKTIGLTIYNLQTSGDVNTAQAYSVLLTLFILLLLYCRNYLLGKEEKSIDGSNENYSVK, from the coding sequence TTGTCTTTAGCCTTTTCTTTATATGAAAGAGTGAACATCATGCAAAAGCAACATTCCAAATTATCTTGGCGATTTATCTTTTCCTTTATTGCCTTAATAGTTTTTATCTTCCCCTTACTTACCATAATAATGAAGGGGATTGAGACACCAACCGGGCTTGGTTTTGACAATTTTTTGCTTATTTTCGAATCAAACCGTACATTTCAAGCCATTAAAAATACTTTAATATTAGGCATTGGATCAACCTGTATTTCCTTTATTTTGGGTCTATTGGTAGCCATCATTGTTGCCTATACCAATATTCGCTTTAAAAGAACTTTTGAACTATTAACCATTCTGCCATTTGTTATTCCGGGTTATATTATGACGCTATCTTGGACATCTGTTTTTGCCTTTAATAGTCCAATTAATAGCCTCTTAACTCAGTTAGAACTTCCTATTGTCAATTTGTATTCAATGGGGGGAATGATCTTTATATTAGGACTTAGTAATGCCGCTCTTGTCTATTTAAATGTCATTGATATCTTAAAGAAAATTCCTATTGAACAAGAATGGGCTTCGCGTGTATCTGGATATAACATGGTAGCAACGCTTAAAAATATCAACTTGCCCTCCGCTAAGTATGGAATAGCAAATGGGATTATTTTAGCCTTCTTAAGTGCTATTGATAATTTTGCTATTGTTTCTACATTGGGAACGCCTAGTGGGATTCCTGTGTTAAGTACCTATATTTACGAAAAAGCGATTGGTTTTGGGTCGCATAGCTTTAATGAGGCTGCCGTTCTCTCTATCATTTTGTCAGTTATTGGTTTTACTGGAGTAGCCTTTAGGGCTTATATGCTAAGAAAATCTCTTGTTATTGATACGCAGAGACCTCGCGCTAATGATCGTATTCAGTTAAGTTCTAAATATAGAAGAACGCTCGAAGGAATAATGTTTATCATTTTACTCACATTAAACATTCTTCCTTTAGTAACTATGTTCTTCTCATCCTTACAAGTTGGTTATAGCAGAAGTATTTTTGATATATCCAATATGGCTTTGGACAACTATGCCTTTATCTTCCAAACTCCTTCCATGTATAACGGCTTTTGGAACAGCTTTATCTTAACGACCTTAGCCATTTTAGTCTGTTTAATGTTAAGTATTTTTGCCACCTATTACAAGTCACGCATCGATTCAAAAGCAACATCCTTATTGGAGCTGGGCGCCTCGATTACTTATTCAACGCCTGGGATTGTTCTGGCTTTAAGCATGATTCTTTATTGGAGTAACATCCCTAATGTTTATGGCAGCTTATTGATCCTATTTATTGCTTACATCACACGCTACTTCCTGGTGATTTTTAACGGCTCATCCACAGCGATTACTAGTATTCCTTTCTACTTGGAAGAAGCGGCACAGATTTCAGGGTCAAAGAAGCCTCAAATTTGGCGCAGGATTATTTTACCCTTGATGAAAGGGCAACTATTATCGAGTTCCTTCTTAATGTTTAGCAGTGCATTGACGGAATTAACTTTATCCTCCTTGTTAGCTGTTGCCAATACGAAAACGATTGGATTAACGATTTATAATTTACAAACCAGTGGCGATGTCAATACTGCTCAAGCTTATTCTGTTTTACTGACCTTATTCATTTTATTACTCTTATATTGTAGAAATTATTTACTAGGCAAGGAGGAAAAATCAATTGACGGATCAAATGAAAATTACTCAGTTAAGTAA
- a CDS encoding ABC transporter substrate-binding protein: MKKLFKPLLLLFTFIFLFGCSTAEQPSDSNNTGSSSGQSEESHSASGEFVLYTSQPEEDINKLVAEFNKEYPDIKVNIFRSGTEEVISKVMAEKETGDILADALLVSDSFTFDQLANEDLLQSYESSELDKIPSDYVHPDFKYTGTKLIVTGIAVNTDMVDANEIEGFKSMTDSKYKGMPMIPSPLYSGAASLNLSILTQDGNLGWDFYEDLKANDVFVGQGNGTVRDALLNGQQGMGMLVDYMAIRAKNDGAPIEFVYPEEGALYVTEPIGIINGAKNAELAQYFVDFILSQRGQEVTAEIGYTPVREGVQAPEGLKGVSDIKTMGYDSDKVLETRDADKERFAELFGQ, from the coding sequence AGTTGTTTAAACCCTTATTATTACTGTTTACTTTTATCTTTCTTTTTGGTTGTTCTACAGCTGAGCAGCCTAGTGATTCAAACAACACGGGATCGAGCTCAGGTCAATCCGAAGAAAGCCATTCTGCTTCAGGTGAATTTGTTCTTTATACTTCTCAACCTGAAGAAGACATCAATAAATTGGTTGCAGAATTCAATAAAGAGTATCCCGATATAAAGGTGAATATATTCCGTTCAGGTACCGAAGAAGTTATTTCAAAAGTTATGGCGGAAAAGGAGACTGGAGACATTTTAGCAGATGCATTGCTTGTTTCGGATAGTTTTACATTCGATCAATTAGCAAATGAAGATCTGCTTCAGTCCTATGAGTCCTCTGAACTTGATAAGATTCCTAGCGACTATGTGCATCCTGATTTTAAGTATACAGGGACAAAATTAATTGTGACTGGTATAGCAGTGAATACAGATATGGTAGATGCTAATGAAATCGAAGGCTTTAAAAGTATGACTGATTCCAAGTATAAAGGCATGCCAATGATCCCAAGTCCCTTGTATTCAGGAGCGGCTTCTCTAAACCTATCGATCTTGACCCAGGATGGTAATTTGGGTTGGGATTTCTATGAAGACCTTAAAGCTAACGATGTCTTTGTCGGGCAAGGGAATGGGACTGTTCGAGATGCGCTACTTAATGGTCAGCAAGGCATGGGGATGTTAGTGGATTATATGGCAATCCGCGCCAAAAACGATGGGGCACCTATTGAATTTGTTTACCCAGAAGAGGGAGCTCTCTATGTTACAGAGCCGATCGGAATTATTAATGGGGCGAAAAATGCAGAATTAGCCCAATATTTTGTTGATTTTATTCTTTCACAAAGAGGCCAAGAAGTCACTGCAGAAATTGGTTACACACCAGTTCGTGAAGGCGTTCAAGCACCTGAGGGGCTAAAAGGGGTTTCTGATATTAAAACCATGGGCTATGACTCTGATAAGGTATTGGAAACACGTGATGCAGATAAGGAAAGATTTGCAGAATTATTCGGTCAATAA